A genomic stretch from Cyprinus carpio isolate SPL01 chromosome A12, ASM1834038v1, whole genome shotgun sequence includes:
- the LOC109099442 gene encoding nuclear distribution protein nudE-like 1-A isoform X2, translating into MDANMIPKFTSKDEEIDFWKALSLKYKKSYKEAQEELLEFQEGSRELETELETQLGQAEHRIRDLQADNERLQHELGSLKEKLEYQYAQSYKQISMLEDDLGQTRGIKEQLHKYVRELEQANDDLERAKRATITSLEDFEQRLNQAIERNAFLESELDEKESLLVSVQRLKDEARDLRQELAVREIRPEVTRMSAPSSPTPDNDKTDSAVQASLSLPATPLSKILDNTFTSQTALANSSTNAALTPSARISALNIVGDLLRKVGALESKLAACRNFAKDQAARKNYVTNINGNLINGDISNYSLSLHTSYFDKATVNGLDPGAMTNITAPPRSNSPSSLVLSV; encoded by the exons ATGGATGCAAATATGATACCAAAATTCACCTCCAAAGACGAGGAAATTGACTTCTGGAAAGCTCTTTCACTCAAgtacaagaaaag TTATAAGGAGGCACAGGAGGAGTTGCTGGAGTTCCAAGAGGGGAGCAGAGAGCTTGAGACAGAACTGGAGACACAACTGGGCCAAGCGGAGCATCGTATCAGAGACCTGCAGGCGGACAACGAGAGACTGCAGCATGAGCTAGGCTCGCTCaag GAGAAGCTGGAGTATCAGTATGCTCAGAGCTATAAGCAGATCTCCATGCTGGAGGATGACCTCGGCCAGACTCGAGGCATCAAGGAGCAGCTGCATAAATATGTCAGAGAGCTAGAGCAGGCCAATGATGACCTGGAGAGAGCTAAGAG AGCCACGATTACATCTCTGGAGGATTTTGAGCAGAGGCTGAACCAGGCCATCGAGAGGAACGCCTTTCTGGAGAGTGAACTGGATGAGAAGGAGTCTCTCCTGGTGTCTGTGCAGAGACTAAAAGATGAAGCTAGAG ATTTACGGCAAGAGCTTGCCGTGCGAGAGATTCGGCCTGAGGTCACACGAATGTCGGCCCCCAGCTCTCCAACTCCAGACAATGACAAAACAGACTCAGCAGTCCAGGCCTCCCTGTCTCTGCCGGCTACACCGCTCAGCAAGATCCTGGACAACACTTTCACCAGCCAGACAG CTCTGGCAAACAGCTCCACTAATGCAGCCCTCACTCCATCTGCTAGAATATCAGCACTCAATATTGTTGGGGATCTACTGCGCAAAGTTGGG GCTTTAGAGTCTAAGCTCGCAGCCTGTCGAAATTTTGCCAAGGACCAGGCAGCCAGAAAGAACTATGTCACAAACATCAACGGCAATCTGATTAACGGAGACATTTcaaattactctctctctctccacacatcCTACTTTGACAAAGC GACAGTGAACGGTTTGGACCCCGGCGCCATGACGAACATCACAGCTCCGCCACGCTCCAACTCTCCATCCAGCCTGGTGCTCAGCGTGTGA
- the LOC109099442 gene encoding nuclear distribution protein nudE-like 1-A isoform X1, giving the protein MDANMIPKFTSKDEEIDFWKALSLKYKKSYKEAQEELLEFQEGSRELETELETQLGQAEHRIRDLQADNERLQHELGSLKEKLEYQYAQSYKQISMLEDDLGQTRGIKEQLHKYVRELEQANDDLERAKRATITSLEDFEQRLNQAIERNAFLESELDEKESLLVSVQRLKDEARDLRQELAVREIRPEVTRMSAPSSPTPDNDKTDSAVQASLSLPATPLSKILDNTFTSQTALANSSTNAALTPSARISALNIVGDLLRKVGALESKLAACRNFAKDQAARKNYVTNINGNLINGDISNYSLSLHTSYFDKARTVNGLDPGAMTNITAPPRSNSPSSLVLSV; this is encoded by the exons ATGGATGCAAATATGATACCAAAATTCACCTCCAAAGACGAGGAAATTGACTTCTGGAAAGCTCTTTCACTCAAgtacaagaaaag TTATAAGGAGGCACAGGAGGAGTTGCTGGAGTTCCAAGAGGGGAGCAGAGAGCTTGAGACAGAACTGGAGACACAACTGGGCCAAGCGGAGCATCGTATCAGAGACCTGCAGGCGGACAACGAGAGACTGCAGCATGAGCTAGGCTCGCTCaag GAGAAGCTGGAGTATCAGTATGCTCAGAGCTATAAGCAGATCTCCATGCTGGAGGATGACCTCGGCCAGACTCGAGGCATCAAGGAGCAGCTGCATAAATATGTCAGAGAGCTAGAGCAGGCCAATGATGACCTGGAGAGAGCTAAGAG AGCCACGATTACATCTCTGGAGGATTTTGAGCAGAGGCTGAACCAGGCCATCGAGAGGAACGCCTTTCTGGAGAGTGAACTGGATGAGAAGGAGTCTCTCCTGGTGTCTGTGCAGAGACTAAAAGATGAAGCTAGAG ATTTACGGCAAGAGCTTGCCGTGCGAGAGATTCGGCCTGAGGTCACACGAATGTCGGCCCCCAGCTCTCCAACTCCAGACAATGACAAAACAGACTCAGCAGTCCAGGCCTCCCTGTCTCTGCCGGCTACACCGCTCAGCAAGATCCTGGACAACACTTTCACCAGCCAGACAG CTCTGGCAAACAGCTCCACTAATGCAGCCCTCACTCCATCTGCTAGAATATCAGCACTCAATATTGTTGGGGATCTACTGCGCAAAGTTGGG GCTTTAGAGTCTAAGCTCGCAGCCTGTCGAAATTTTGCCAAGGACCAGGCAGCCAGAAAGAACTATGTCACAAACATCAACGGCAATCTGATTAACGGAGACATTTcaaattactctctctctctccacacatcCTACTTTGACAAAGC CAGGACAGTGAACGGTTTGGACCCCGGCGCCATGACGAACATCACAGCTCCGCCACGCTCCAACTCTCCATCCAGCCTGGTGCTCAGCGTGTGA
- the LOC109099442 gene encoding nuclear distribution protein nudE-like 1-A isoform X3: MDANMIPKFTSKDEEIDFWKALSLKYKKSYKEAQEELLEFQEGSRELETELETQLGQAEHRIRDLQADNERLQHELGSLKEKLEYQYAQSYKQISMLEDDLGQTRGIKEQLHKYVRELEQANDDLERAKRATITSLEDFEQRLNQAIERNAFLESELDEKESLLVSVQRLKDEARDLRQELAVREIRPEVTRMSAPSSPTPDNDKTDSAVQASLSLPATPLSKILDNTFTSQTALANSSTNAALTPSARISALNIVGDLLRKVGALESKLAACRNFAKDQAARKNYVTNINGNLINGDISNYSLSLHTSYFDKARRERVIFPALLLAGQ, from the exons ATGGATGCAAATATGATACCAAAATTCACCTCCAAAGACGAGGAAATTGACTTCTGGAAAGCTCTTTCACTCAAgtacaagaaaag TTATAAGGAGGCACAGGAGGAGTTGCTGGAGTTCCAAGAGGGGAGCAGAGAGCTTGAGACAGAACTGGAGACACAACTGGGCCAAGCGGAGCATCGTATCAGAGACCTGCAGGCGGACAACGAGAGACTGCAGCATGAGCTAGGCTCGCTCaag GAGAAGCTGGAGTATCAGTATGCTCAGAGCTATAAGCAGATCTCCATGCTGGAGGATGACCTCGGCCAGACTCGAGGCATCAAGGAGCAGCTGCATAAATATGTCAGAGAGCTAGAGCAGGCCAATGATGACCTGGAGAGAGCTAAGAG AGCCACGATTACATCTCTGGAGGATTTTGAGCAGAGGCTGAACCAGGCCATCGAGAGGAACGCCTTTCTGGAGAGTGAACTGGATGAGAAGGAGTCTCTCCTGGTGTCTGTGCAGAGACTAAAAGATGAAGCTAGAG ATTTACGGCAAGAGCTTGCCGTGCGAGAGATTCGGCCTGAGGTCACACGAATGTCGGCCCCCAGCTCTCCAACTCCAGACAATGACAAAACAGACTCAGCAGTCCAGGCCTCCCTGTCTCTGCCGGCTACACCGCTCAGCAAGATCCTGGACAACACTTTCACCAGCCAGACAG CTCTGGCAAACAGCTCCACTAATGCAGCCCTCACTCCATCTGCTAGAATATCAGCACTCAATATTGTTGGGGATCTACTGCGCAAAGTTGGG GCTTTAGAGTCTAAGCTCGCAGCCTGTCGAAATTTTGCCAAGGACCAGGCAGCCAGAAAGAACTATGTCACAAACATCAACGGCAATCTGATTAACGGAGACATTTcaaattactctctctctctccacacatcCTACTTTGACAAAGC CAGAAGAGAGAGGGTCATTTTCCCCGCGTTGCTTCTGG CAGGACAGTGA
- the LOC109099442 gene encoding nuclear distribution protein nudE-like 1-A isoform X4 codes for MDANMIPKFTSKDEEIDFWKALSLKYKKSYKEAQEELLEFQEGSRELETELETQLGQAEHRIRDLQADNERLQHELGSLKEKLEYQYAQSYKQISMLEDDLGQTRGIKEQLHKYVRELEQANDDLERAKRATITSLEDFEQRLNQAIERNAFLESELDEKESLLVSVQRLKDEARDLRQELAVREIRPEVTRMSAPSSPTPDNDKTDSAVQASLSLPATPLSKILDNTFTSQTALANSSTNAALTPSARISALNIVGDLLRKVGALESKLAACRNFAKDQAARKNYVTNINGNLINGDISNYSLSLHTSYFDKARERVIFPALLLAGQ; via the exons ATGGATGCAAATATGATACCAAAATTCACCTCCAAAGACGAGGAAATTGACTTCTGGAAAGCTCTTTCACTCAAgtacaagaaaag TTATAAGGAGGCACAGGAGGAGTTGCTGGAGTTCCAAGAGGGGAGCAGAGAGCTTGAGACAGAACTGGAGACACAACTGGGCCAAGCGGAGCATCGTATCAGAGACCTGCAGGCGGACAACGAGAGACTGCAGCATGAGCTAGGCTCGCTCaag GAGAAGCTGGAGTATCAGTATGCTCAGAGCTATAAGCAGATCTCCATGCTGGAGGATGACCTCGGCCAGACTCGAGGCATCAAGGAGCAGCTGCATAAATATGTCAGAGAGCTAGAGCAGGCCAATGATGACCTGGAGAGAGCTAAGAG AGCCACGATTACATCTCTGGAGGATTTTGAGCAGAGGCTGAACCAGGCCATCGAGAGGAACGCCTTTCTGGAGAGTGAACTGGATGAGAAGGAGTCTCTCCTGGTGTCTGTGCAGAGACTAAAAGATGAAGCTAGAG ATTTACGGCAAGAGCTTGCCGTGCGAGAGATTCGGCCTGAGGTCACACGAATGTCGGCCCCCAGCTCTCCAACTCCAGACAATGACAAAACAGACTCAGCAGTCCAGGCCTCCCTGTCTCTGCCGGCTACACCGCTCAGCAAGATCCTGGACAACACTTTCACCAGCCAGACAG CTCTGGCAAACAGCTCCACTAATGCAGCCCTCACTCCATCTGCTAGAATATCAGCACTCAATATTGTTGGGGATCTACTGCGCAAAGTTGGG GCTTTAGAGTCTAAGCTCGCAGCCTGTCGAAATTTTGCCAAGGACCAGGCAGCCAGAAAGAACTATGTCACAAACATCAACGGCAATCTGATTAACGGAGACATTTcaaattactctctctctctccacacatcCTACTTTGACAAAGC AAGAGAGAGGGTCATTTTCCCCGCGTTGCTTCTGG CAGGACAGTGA